Below is a window of Vibrio sp. SS-MA-C1-2 DNA.
GCTCGGAAATTCGTTGGATCAGAATAATCATAATAATCATCTTCGCCAGTTACGACATTACCATTCGATTTGTAATCAAACTCGGTATCCCAAACTGAAGCCGCATCAACAAAGACACTGGTACGGATCTGATTACGATAATCGTCTGCCACAAATGGTAATGGGAAGAACAATTCCATACTCGCTAACGCAATCGCGTTTCCGCCAGTAGAATCATCTGTTGCATAAATATCCGAGTTATTACCAGCAATTCCACCGGGCATTGGTTGACCTTGGCTATATACTGCTTTTGGTCCTGCAGTATTTGAACGGAAACCACGTAGTGTAGAGTAGCCACCCGCATAAAAGTTCTCATAGAATGGTAATAAATTGTCATTACCATCAATTTCACCATAACCATTACCGTAACCTAAGCGTCCACGCATCAATAAGCTAAAGCTATGTGCTTCCGTCAGCGGGAAGTATTGTCGAACATCATATTGAGTCTTGAAGTATTGGGTATCCGAGCCTGGTACCGTCATCTTGAAATAAGCACGTTGATAGTTACCTGCCGTTGGGAAGTAGCCCTTATTCAAGTTGTTACGCGTCCAAGAAACCGTCCAATCATAATCATCAACGATTAATGTTTGACCATTATCGCTTAAATTTCCTTGTTGAGTAGTTTTAAACTCTTGTACCTGATCATATTCTGGTAGATTGGAGATTCGGTTATGGGTATACCCCACACTAAAGTCAAAGTAGTTCAATTCATTAAACGGGAAACCCCAAGTTAATGACGCACCATAGGTTTTGTTCGTATAGTCAACAATGTTAGCATCTGAGGCTTCAAACTGATTATAGAAAACCTTACCACCTAAACTAATACCATCAATGGTAAAATAAGGGTCTTTATATTCTAAGGTAATATTTTGTTGGTAATCATTGGTCATCGCATTAATACCAACTTTATTACCAGAACCTAAGAAGTTATCTTGCTGTAGACCTAACTGGAAGCTAATCCCTGATTCAGTACCATAACCGACACCAAAGTTGACACTACCAGCATTGGCTTCTTTAACGTTATAGATAACATCAACTTGATCGCTACTGCCTGGAACTCGTACCGTTTTCATATCAACAGTTTCAAAGAAACCTAAACGGTTAAGGCGGGATTTGCTTTGCTCTAATGCTTTAGAGTTTAGCCATGCCCCTTCCATTTGACGCATTTCACGACGAAGCACCACATCTTTAGTGGTCGTATTGCCGCTAAATTTGATATTACGAACATAAACACGCTGACCAGGATCAACATTAACGGTTAACTCAACACTCTGTTTGACATCATTGAAGGTCGGAATCGTTTGTACTTTTGGATAGGCGTAACCAGCTTCACCTAATACTTTTTTCACTTTATCTTCAAGAGAGGTGACTTTTGCCGCGTTATAAATTTCATTCGGTTTAAAGTTAACTAATGAGTCAAACTCATCTTCTTTCCCAGCAAGTTCACCACGTAGCTTAATATCTGAAACGGTATACGGTTTCCCTTCAGAGATGTTTAGCGTAATGTAAACGCCACGCTTATCCGGTGAAATTGATACGTTCGTCGAAACAACTTTAAACTTTAGGTAACCACGATTTAAATAATAGCTGCGAAGGGTTTCTAAATCACCAGACAGAACCTGCTTCTGATATTTATCAGAGGCCATAAAGTTCCACCACGGGATATCTGAACGAAGTTGAAATTTACCCGCTAACTCTTCATCACTAAACACGGTATTGCCAACAAAGTTAATTTGCTGAATTTTTGCTGATAAGCCTTCAGTAAATACAAATTTGATATCAACACGATTTCGCGGCAGAGGCGTCACAACTGCTTTTACACTCGCATTATATTTACCAACACTATAATAGAAGTCTTCAAGACCTTTCTCAATTTGGCTTAGTTTCGTGCGATCTAAACTCTCACCCACTTGCATATCGGAAGCGTCTAAGTTTTGTTGTAACTGTTCTTCTTTTAGCGCTTTATTGCCAGAAAATGAGATGTCAGCAATCGTTGCTCGCTCACGAACCGTCACGATCAATCGTCCATTATCTTGGCTCATTTGGATGTTTTCAAAGTTGCCAGAAGAGAATAATGCACGAATCGCATTTGAAATATCTTCTTCAGAAACTTCATCTCCAACTCGAATAGGCATTTTTAATAACGCAGACCCCAAAGGCACGCGTTGCAATCCATCGAATCGAATATCAGTAACTTTGAAATCTTCAGCACCTTGAGCAACTGCACTACCAAATAAAAGTGAAGCTACTAGTAATTTTTTCATCGTCATTGTTGGTCTGATTAGTCCTTGCTCAAAACCGCCTAAAGACGGGTAAAGTCATTAAATAATGCAATGGCCATCATTGCCATTAGCAATACTGAACCCACACGATAACCTACTTCTTGTATTTTTTCTGGGACTGGGCGGCGAATAATAGCTTCTACAGCAAAAAAGAGTAGATGTCCGCCATCCAGTACGGGAAGAGGTAATAAGTTGATAATACCTAAGTTAACACTAATCAAAGCCAAAAAGCCAAGGAAATGTACCAAACCAAATTCGGCAGTCATTCCGGCACCTTTGGCAATTGAAATAGGTCCACTTAAGTTATCTAATGCCACATCGCCAGTGATCAATTTTTTAACCATACTAAAGGTTAAATTAATAAGTTGACCTGTTTTATCAACAGCTTGGCCCAATGCAGCAAATACACCATATTTCTGGTCTATTTTATATTCTTCAGGCCATGGTTCAACTTTTGGAGAAACCCCAATATAGCCGATAGTTTGACCGTTAATATTTTTTGTTTTCGGTGTTAAATTTAACTGTAATTCACGACCGTTACGTTCAACTAAAATAGGAAGTGGGATCCCAGCACTCTGTTTCACCACAGAGACAAACCCCATCCAGCTCTCAATAGATTCACCATTGAGTTTTAATAATTTATCACCCGACTGAAAACCGGCTTCTTTTGCCGCTCCACCATCAATCACTTGAGCTAGCTCTGTCGAGATTTTAGGGCTATAAGGTGTGATACCTAATTTAATTAAACCTGATTCAGTTTCAGGATCAAAGCTCCAGTTCGATAAATCTAACTCTTTATCAATCTGGTAATTATTGTTTTCAGGTGAAACCGTAATGGTCATACGATCATCACCAATTGCACCAATCACCGCCATATTGACAGACTGCCAATTTGAGGTTTTGATACCATCAATCGCTTTTAGTTCCATCCCAGACTCAATCCCAGCTTGTTGAGCAATTGAGGTCGGTGCAACTTCACCAATCACAGGCTTAACCGTCGGCACACCAATGATAAATACGATCCAGTAAGCGGCAATAGCAAAAATGAAGTTAGCTAATGGTCCTGCTGCAACAATCGCACTACGTTGCCAAAGGGGGCGGTTATTAAACGCAAACGGCTTTTTATCTTCTTCAACGGTATCAATACGCTCATCAAGCATTTTGACATAGCCACCAAGGGGGATCATCGCTAAAGTATAAACGGTACCGTCTTTACCTTGATAATTAAAAATGGCTTTTCCAAAACCTATCGAGAAGCGCTCAACAATAACTCCGCATTTACGCGCTACCCAAAAATGACCAAATTCATGAACGGTAACTAACACACCGATAGCAATAATGAATGAGGCAAAGTTCCATAAAATATCGGTCATCCAGTTACCTTTTTAACTTCCTGTTGAGCAATTTGACGAGCAATATTATCACTCTCTAATAAAGAATCTAAGCTAGTTGGTTCGATAAAATCTGATTTTTCTAATACTTGAGCATTTATGCGACTGATATCCATGAAGCCGATCTTTTTATCTAAAAATGCCTGAACCGCAATTTCATTTGCCGCATTAAGCGTGGTAGTGGCAGCTTGCCCTTGATAACACGCATCAATAGCTAATTTTAAACATGGATAACGGTTATAGTCAGGCTGTAAGAAGGTAAATTCACCGACTTGACTAAAATCTAATGGTGCAACATTTGCTTCAACACGATCAGGGTAAGCCATTGTACAAGCTATTGGCGTTCTCATATCGGGTAAGCCCATCTGTGCTAGCACCGAACCATCCTTATATTGCACCATTGAGTGAATAACAGATTGGGGATGAATAATGACACTTAACTGATCTCGACTCGCATTAAACAACCAACGCGCTTCAATATACTCTAACCCTTTATTCATCATGGTAGCTGAATCTACCGAAATTTTTGGCCCCATCGACCAATTAGGATGAGCGATTGCTTGCTCTGGGGTCACTTTGTACAACGTATCTAACTCACTGTAACGAAATGGACCACCTGATCCAGTCAGTAAAATTTTAGATATGCCATTTTCAGCTAAATCACAAACACCAACTTGTTGTTGAACTTCTCTTGGTAAACATTGAAATATCGCATTGTGTTCACTATCGACAGGAAGAATTTCAGCACCACTTTTTTGAGCGGCATCAATAAAAAATTGCCCTGACATCACTAACGCTTCTTTATTGGCTAATAAAATTCGTTTCCCTGCATTAACCGCCGCCATCGTTGGCAGTAACCCAGCAGCACCAACAATTGCCGCCATTACCGTATCAACTTCTGGTAACTCGGCAATATGACACTGACCTTGAATACCAGACAACACTTCCGTTTTGATATTCTCACTATCGAGTTGTTTTTTTAATTGTTGAGCAGATAAATCATCCGCCATGGCAGCAAACTTTGGCTTCCATTGACGACATAACACCAGCATCTTTTCAACATTTGTTCCTGCACTTAATGCAACAACTTGATACTGTTCAGGGTTTTTCTCTACAACTGACAATGTGCTTGCACCAATAGAGCCAGTTGCACCTAAAATCGTTAAATAACGCATAACTTATCCCAACCAAAAATAGAGCAAAGCAAAAACAGGAATTGCAGCCGTTAAACTATCAATACGATCTAAGATACCACCGTGACCAGGTAAGATTGTTCCACTATCTTTAATACCAGAAACACGCTTAAACATACTTTCCGCTAAATCTCCCATCACTGAAGCAACAACAGTGATCGCAGCGATAACAAACATCATGCCTAAATTTGAAAATGGAATATTCATGAGATGAGCGCCAATCCAAGTCACTAAAATAGCGGCAATAGTACCACCTAGCAGACCTTCCAGTGTTTTATTCGGGCTCACTTTTGGTGCCATTTTATTTTTACCAAAACGTTTACCGCTAAAATAAGCACCGCTATCTGCCGACCAGACCAGCAAACAGACTAATAATACAACTTTGGCACCTAAATAAGGCTGCTCTTCTCCACCCATACTCCGTAGCAGTAACATACTCCATAAGAAAGGAAGCATAGTCAGTAAGCCCATCAGTTGACGGAGCAAGTTACTTTTTATCCAATAACGTTGCGAATCTGGATAACCGATAACCAATAGAGAGACGATAATCCACCAAAAACCACCGATTGCTAACATAACATAATGAGAGGCAGTAACGGTTAACAGTGATGGTGCATCAAAAGGGAGGATGAAAAAAGAGAGGACCAATGCGACAACAGGGATAATCATCGATTGAATACGTGAAGGTGCATCTATAAATTGGGTCCATTCCCAGCAACCAATTAAGGTAATCGCTGCGATTGCAATAATAAAAGCATTGAGTGGCAGTAAAAAGATACCGGCAATCACCAATGGAGCAAGGATTAAAGCGGTAATGATTCGTTGTTTAAGCAAAATGCATCCTTAAATTATACTAGTGACTATTTTAACAGCGCTTCTATCTGTTCACTTGTGCAACCAAAACGGCGCTCTCGGTTTAGATACCAAGAAACCGCATTAACAAAACTCTGTTGATCAAAATCAGGCCAATATTGCTCAGTAAAATAGAATTCAGCATAAGCCATCTGCCATAACATAAAGTTACTAATTCTACGTTCACCACTGGTTCTAATCATTAAATCAACATCAGGCAGATCTGACATTGTCAAATTTTCTGCCAGCATCTTTTCGGTAATATCCGATGCTTTTAGCTGATTATTTTCTACTTTTTCAGCCAGCGCCTTTGTCGCCTGTAGAATATCCCATTGACCACCGTAATTTGCTGCAATATTGAGTACCATCCCATTATTACTTGCCGTCAATTGCTCTGCTGATTTTATCTTTTCTTGTAACTTAGCACTAAACCGAGAAGTCTCACCAATGACTCTAAGTTGAATGCCATTTTTATCTAACTTTTTAACTTCACGTCCTAATACAGCAAGGAAGAGATCCATCAATATATTGACTTCTTTCTCTGGTCGTTGCCAATTTTCACTGCTGAAAGCAAATAAGGTTAAGGCTTTAACACCTAGTCTAGCAGCAGTTGAGACAGTTTGCCTGACAGCTTTAACTCCAGCTTTATGACCAAAGACTCGAGCTTTACCGCGCTCTTTTGCCCAACGGCCATTACCATCCATAATCACAGCAATATGTTGAGGAAGTTGATCCTGTTCAATTGAATCTAAAGCGACACTATCAGCCATAATATTTACCTAAATAAAACTAAAAAGCGCCGGCTGTAAGTGATGCAGCTCAGCGCTTCTATAATTAGATCAAGGGAGAGATTAAATCTCTAGTAGATCTTTTTCTTTCACTTCTAATACTTCATCAACCATCTTGATTGCAGTATCGGTGATTTTTTGGATTTCATCTTGAGCACGACGATCGTCATCTTCAGAAATCTCTTTTTCTTTCAATAGTGCTTTAATATCACCATTCGCATCACGACGGATATTACGGATAGCCACTTTGCCACCTTCAGCTTCCGCACGCACAACCTTGATAAGGTCACGACGACGCTCTTCAGTTAGTGGTGGAAGTGGTACACGGATAACGGTACCTGCAGATGATGGGTTAAGACCAAGATCTGACTTCATGATCGCTTTTTCTACGGCTTGAGTCAGGCTCTTATCAAATACTGTAATTGCTAAAGTACGTGCATCTTCAGTAATAATTGAAGCTAGCTGCTTAAGTGGTGTCGCTGAACCATAATATTCAACATTGATACCATCAAGTAGGCTCGGGTGTGCACGGCCTGTTCGAACTTTTGCTAATTGATTTTTAAGTGCTTCAACGCTTTTTTCCATGCGTTGCTTTGCATCAACTTTAATTTCATTAATCATTAGGGTGACCTATTAATCTGGTATTTATCTTATTCTACCAAATGAGTAGAATTAGTCTCTAAATAATCGCTTTAATTATTGATAATCTAACTGAAATGTTACCTTAAACAGGCTTCCAATTAGTTATGGCTGATTAAAGTACCTTCTGGCTCGCCCATCACAACACGACGCAGCGCACCTGGCTTATTCATATTGAAGACACGAACCGGCATTGCGTGGTCTCTTGCTAATGTGAAAGCAGCAAGATCCATCACTTTAAGTTCACGCTCAAGAACATCTTGGTAGCTAAGCTGAGTATAAAGTTCTGCGTCAGGGTTTTTCACTGGATCTTCGCTGAATACGCCATCAACTTTCGTTGCTTTTAGGACAATATCGGCTTCGATTTCAATACCACGTAGGCATGCAGCAGAATCAGTAGTAAAGAATGGGTTACCTGTACCTGCAGAGAAAATAACCACTTGGCCTTGACGTAGTAAACGGATACCGTCAGCCCAATTGTAGTCATCACATACGCCGTTTAGAGGGATTGCAGACATTAATTTTGCGTTCACATAGGCACGGTGTAGTGCATCACGCATTGCAAGGCCGTTCATGACGGTTGCTAGCATACCCATGTGGTCGCCCACAACTCGATTCATACCAGCTTCAGCAAGACCTGCACCACGGAATAAGTTACCGCCGCCGATGACCATACCAACTTGAACACCAAGCTCAACAAGCTCTTTGATCTCTTGAGCCATTCTTTCAAGAACAGCTGCGTCAATACCAAAGCCTTCTTGGCCTTGTAGTGCTTCACCACTTAACTTTAGTAAAATACGCTGATAAGCTGGTTTAGGATTCGTTGTCATTTTTATATACCTTCAGGACTCAGATTACTGGATGGGAGTTATGAAAAGACCGCGAGTATTCACTCACGGTCCTTAATATTATAGCATGTAAATCAGAAGGATTAACCTTTAGATACAGCAGCTACTTCTGCAGCGAAATCTACTTCTTCTTTTTCGATACCTTCACCAACTTCAAAACGAATGAAGTTAGTTACTGTTGCGCCTTTCTCTTTTAGAAGTTGGCCAACAGTTTTAGATGGGTCCATAACGAAAGCTTGACCAGTAAGAGAAACCTCACCAGTAAACTTCTTCATGCGACCAACAACCATTTTTTCTGCAATTTCAGCTGGCTTACCAGATTGAATTGCGATATCAACTTGAATTTGTTTTTCTTTTTCAACAACGTCAGCTGGTACATCTTCAGGGTTAACGTACTCAGGCTTAGATGCAGCAACATGCATTGCAATGTGCTTGATAAGCTCAGCGTCAGCACCAGTTGCGCTAACGATAACACCGATACGTGCACCGTGTAGGTAAGAACCTACAAGATCACCGTCTAAGTAATCTACACGACGGATGTCCATGTTTTCGCCAACTTTAGTGACTAAAGTTGCGCGTTGCTCTTCGAACTGCTCTTTAAGTGCAGCAACATCAGAACGGTTTGCAAGTGCTACGTCAGCAACTTCGTTTGCGAATGCAGTGAAACCAGCATCTTTAGCAACGAAATCAGTTTCACAGTTTACTTCTAGGATAACTGCTGTTTTGCTTGCTTCGTCAGCTTTAACTAAGATAACGCCTTCCGCTGCAACACGACCAGCTTTTTTAGCTGCTTTAGCTGCGCCGCTTTTACGCATGTTCTCAATTGCTAATTCGATATCAGCATTTGCTTCAACTAATGCTTTTTTACATTCCATCATGCCTGCGCTTGTACGTTCGCGCAGTTCTTTAACTAGGGCCGCAGTTACGGTTGCCATGGTTGAACCTCTTTATTAAACAGAAGAAATTAAAAATCAGGGGCCAATATTGGCCCCCTGTTTACCATACTTAGTTAATCATTAGGGCAATATGATTACCATTAACTAAGATACTCAAACGAGCAGGCTATTATTCAGCTTCTACGAAACCGTCTTGCTCAGCTTGAACAACGATGTCTTGGTTGCGACCTTCAGTTACAGCTTGAGCTACAGCGCCAAGGTAAAGGTTGATTGCACGGATTGCATCATCGTTACCAGGAACAACGTAATCAACGCCGTCTGGGTTAGAGTTAGTATCAACTACTGCGAATACAGGGATACCTAGGTTGTTTGCTTCTTTAACAGCAATGTGCTCGTGATCTGCATCGATTACGAAGATTGCGTCAGGTAAACCACCCATGTTTTTGATACCGCCTAGAGACTTCTCTAGTTTATCCATCTCACGAGTACGCATAAGCGCTTCTTTCTTAGTAAGCTTTTCGAAAGTACCGTCAGTAGACTGAACTTCTAGCTCTTTAAGACGCTTGATAGATTGGCGAACAGTTTTAAAGTTAGTAAGCATACCACCTAACCAGCGGTTGTTTACGTAGAACTGATCACAGCTGATCGCGTTCTCTTTAATTGATTCGCTTGCTGCACGCTTAGTACCAACGAAAAGGATTTTGCCTTTACGCTCAGCGATTTTGCCTAGCTGCGCTAGTGCATCGTTGAACATTGGTACAGTTTGCTCAAGGTTGATGATATGAACATTGTTACGAGCACCGAAGATGAACGGCTTCATCTTTGGGTTCCAGTAACGAGTTTGGTGACCGAAGTGAACACCAGCTTTAAGCATGTCGCGCATTGATACAGTAGCCATTATAAATTCCTCTTGGGGTTAGGCCTCCACATATCCCATATATCCGACCCAATGTCATTTAACATTGAGGCACCCCGGTACATGTGTCGATATGTGTGTGATTTAAAATAATTTTGAGTTAGAACTAAATGATGCGGTCTGAAAAAACATACCAACAATCACCTATTCCGGCGCGCTTTATACCATAAAACAGGAGTGAAATACCAGTAAGAAATGCGAAAATCACTATTTAAGAGCAATAATCTACTTAGTTGTTGTCTATTCTCAACACCAATTATTTTGGGTATCATTCTCATATTCATCTATAATAATTTAACAATTAAGCAAGCTTATTGTTTCATCTTAAAGATCACACTGATATTATG
It encodes the following:
- the tsf gene encoding translation elongation factor Ts — translated: MATVTAALVKELRERTSAGMMECKKALVEANADIELAIENMRKSGAAKAAKKAGRVAAEGVILVKADEASKTAVILEVNCETDFVAKDAGFTAFANEVADVALANRSDVAALKEQFEEQRATLVTKVGENMDIRRVDYLDGDLVGSYLHGARIGVIVSATGADAELIKHIAMHVAASKPEYVNPEDVPADVVEKEKQIQVDIAIQSGKPAEIAEKMVVGRMKKFTGEVSLTGQAFVMDPSKTVGQLLKEKGATVTNFIRFEVGEGIEKEEVDFAAEVAAVSKG
- a CDS encoding phosphatidate cytidylyltransferase; translation: MLKQRIITALILAPLVIAGIFLLPLNAFIIAIAAITLIGCWEWTQFIDAPSRIQSMIIPVVALVLSFFILPFDAPSLLTVTASHYVMLAIGGFWWIIVSLLVIGYPDSQRYWIKSNLLRQLMGLLTMLPFLWSMLLLRSMGGEEQPYLGAKVVLLVCLLVWSADSGAYFSGKRFGKNKMAPKVSPNKTLEGLLGGTIAAILVTWIGAHLMNIPFSNLGMMFVIAAITVVASVMGDLAESMFKRVSGIKDSGTILPGHGGILDRIDSLTAAIPVFALLYFWLG
- the pyrH gene encoding UMP kinase; translated protein: MTTNPKPAYQRILLKLSGEALQGQEGFGIDAAVLERMAQEIKELVELGVQVGMVIGGGNLFRGAGLAEAGMNRVVGDHMGMLATVMNGLAMRDALHRAYVNAKLMSAIPLNGVCDDYNWADGIRLLRQGQVVIFSAGTGNPFFTTDSAACLRGIEIEADIVLKATKVDGVFSEDPVKNPDAELYTQLSYQDVLERELKVMDLAAFTLARDHAMPVRVFNMNKPGALRRVVMGEPEGTLISHN
- the rseP gene encoding sigma E protease regulator RseP translates to MTDILWNFASFIIAIGVLVTVHEFGHFWVARKCGVIVERFSIGFGKAIFNYQGKDGTVYTLAMIPLGGYVKMLDERIDTVEEDKKPFAFNNRPLWQRSAIVAAGPLANFIFAIAAYWIVFIIGVPTVKPVIGEVAPTSIAQQAGIESGMELKAIDGIKTSNWQSVNMAVIGAIGDDRMTITVSPENNNYQIDKELDLSNWSFDPETESGLIKLGITPYSPKISTELAQVIDGGAAKEAGFQSGDKLLKLNGESIESWMGFVSVVKQSAGIPLPILVERNGRELQLNLTPKTKNINGQTIGYIGVSPKVEPWPEEYKIDQKYGVFAALGQAVDKTGQLINLTFSMVKKLITGDVALDNLSGPISIAKGAGMTAEFGLVHFLGFLALISVNLGIINLLPLPVLDGGHLLFFAVEAIIRRPVPEKIQEVGYRVGSVLLMAMMAIALFNDFTRL
- the rpsB gene encoding 30S ribosomal protein S2: MATVSMRDMLKAGVHFGHQTRYWNPKMKPFIFGARNNVHIINLEQTVPMFNDALAQLGKIAERKGKILFVGTKRAASESIKENAISCDQFYVNNRWLGGMLTNFKTVRQSIKRLKELEVQSTDGTFEKLTKKEALMRTREMDKLEKSLGGIKNMGGLPDAIFVIDADHEHIAVKEANNLGIPVFAVVDTNSNPDGVDYVVPGNDDAIRAINLYLGAVAQAVTEGRNQDIVVQAEQDGFVEAE
- the bamA gene encoding outer membrane protein assembly factor BamA; translated protein: MTMKKLLVASLLFGSAVAQGAEDFKVTDIRFDGLQRVPLGSALLKMPIRVGDEVSEEDISNAIRALFSSGNFENIQMSQDNGRLIVTVRERATIADISFSGNKALKEEQLQQNLDASDMQVGESLDRTKLSQIEKGLEDFYYSVGKYNASVKAVVTPLPRNRVDIKFVFTEGLSAKIQQINFVGNTVFSDEELAGKFQLRSDIPWWNFMASDKYQKQVLSGDLETLRSYYLNRGYLKFKVVSTNVSISPDKRGVYITLNISEGKPYTVSDIKLRGELAGKEDEFDSLVNFKPNEIYNAAKVTSLEDKVKKVLGEAGYAYPKVQTIPTFNDVKQSVELTVNVDPGQRVYVRNIKFSGNTTTKDVVLRREMRQMEGAWLNSKALEQSKSRLNRLGFFETVDMKTVRVPGSSDQVDVIYNVKEANAGSVNFGVGYGTESGISFQLGLQQDNFLGSGNKVGINAMTNDYQQNITLEYKDPYFTIDGISLGGKVFYNQFEASDANIVDYTNKTYGASLTWGFPFNELNYFDFSVGYTHNRISNLPEYDQVQEFKTTQQGNLSDNGQTLIVDDYDWTVSWTRNNLNKGYFPTAGNYQRAYFKMTVPGSDTQYFKTQYDVRQYFPLTEAHSFSLLMRGRLGYGNGYGEIDGNDNLLPFYENFYAGGYSTLRGFRSNTAGPKAVYSQGQPMPGGIAGNNSDIYATDDSTGGNAIALASMELFFPLPFVADDYRNQIRTSVFVDAASVWDTEFDYKSNGNVVTGEDDYYDYSDPTNFRASVGIALQWMSPMGPLVFSVAEPIKSYDGDDEEFFTFTIGKTF
- a CDS encoding isoprenyl transferase; protein product: MADSVALDSIEQDQLPQHIAVIMDGNGRWAKERGKARVFGHKAGVKAVRQTVSTAARLGVKALTLFAFSSENWQRPEKEVNILMDLFLAVLGREVKKLDKNGIQLRVIGETSRFSAKLQEKIKSAEQLTASNNGMVLNIAANYGGQWDILQATKALAEKVENNQLKASDITEKMLAENLTMSDLPDVDLMIRTSGERRISNFMLWQMAYAEFYFTEQYWPDFDQQSFVNAVSWYLNRERRFGCTSEQIEALLK
- the frr gene encoding ribosome recycling factor encodes the protein MINEIKVDAKQRMEKSVEALKNQLAKVRTGRAHPSLLDGINVEYYGSATPLKQLASIITEDARTLAITVFDKSLTQAVEKAIMKSDLGLNPSSAGTVIRVPLPPLTEERRRDLIKVVRAEAEGGKVAIRNIRRDANGDIKALLKEKEISEDDDRRAQDEIQKITDTAIKMVDEVLEVKEKDLLEI
- the ispC gene encoding 1-deoxy-D-xylulose-5-phosphate reductoisomerase, with amino-acid sequence MRYLTILGATGSIGASTLSVVEKNPEQYQVVALSAGTNVEKMLVLCRQWKPKFAAMADDLSAQQLKKQLDSENIKTEVLSGIQGQCHIAELPEVDTVMAAIVGAAGLLPTMAAVNAGKRILLANKEALVMSGQFFIDAAQKSGAEILPVDSEHNAIFQCLPREVQQQVGVCDLAENGISKILLTGSGGPFRYSELDTLYKVTPEQAIAHPNWSMGPKISVDSATMMNKGLEYIEARWLFNASRDQLSVIIHPQSVIHSMVQYKDGSVLAQMGLPDMRTPIACTMAYPDRVEANVAPLDFSQVGEFTFLQPDYNRYPCLKLAIDACYQGQAATTTLNAANEIAVQAFLDKKIGFMDISRINAQVLEKSDFIEPTSLDSLLESDNIARQIAQQEVKKVTG